The proteins below are encoded in one region of Salmo salar unplaced genomic scaffold, Ssal_v3.1, whole genome shotgun sequence:
- the LOC106590985 gene encoding CD209 antigen-like protein B, whose protein sequence is MQTMDIDDDTSPNKPSVTFSDNFQWWKRPSGVAAVCLGLLCVLLLAGIIGLSVYYGVIDHHCSTERDQQDSYTLLTKEGDQQPTSYNNLTKEGDQLQSSYNTLTKERDQLQNSYNTLTKERDQLHNSLTTRTKDRDQQQNSLKVMTAEREQLQNSLNSRTKERDQLQNSLNIRTTEKNLLQNSLTTKTKEKEQLQNILTTITRERDQLQNSLNTRTTERDQLQNSLNTRTTEKKQLQNSLTTKTKAKDQLQNTLTTIARERDQLQNNLNTRTTEKDQLQNSLNTRTTERDQLQNSLNTRTTERDQLQNSLNTRTTERDQLQNSLNTTASERDQLQNRLRFYQKPCLDGWWKFGTSCYFVSSTMDTGGGGQKACRAMGADDVIINSREEQIFIHGFKKNVWIGALKKDGIWQWVDNTPFKPTYWMEGEPNNLNDKVTCVEISQTASDPLKSWKAATCTSSYWVCEKPFTP, encoded by the exons ATGCAGACCATGGATATTGATGATGACACGTCTCCCAACAAGCCCAGTGTTACATTTTCAG ATAATTTTCAGTGGTGGAAGAGACCCTCTGGAgttgctgcagtgtgtctggggctgctgtgtgttctcctattggctgggatcataggcctgtctgtctact ATGGTGTCATTGATCATCACTGCTcaacagagagagaccaacaggacaGTTACACCCTTCTGACTAAAGAAGGAGATCAGCAACCAACCAGTTATAATAACTTGACAAAAGAGGGAGACCAGCTACAGAGCAGTTACAACAccttgactaaagagagagaccagctacagaacagttacaacaccctgactaaagagagagaccagctacataATAGTCTCACCACAAGGACCAAAGACAGGGACCAGCAGCAAAATAGTCTTAAAGTTATGACTGCTGAAAGGGAGCAATTACAGAATAGTCTTAACTCAaggaccaaagagagagaccagttgcagaatagtctaaatatCAGGACCACAGAGAAAAATCTGCTACAGAATAGTCTCACAACCAAAACCAAGGAGAAGGAACAGTTGCAGAATATTCTCACCACAATAACTCGGGAGAGAGACCAGttgcagaatagtctaaataccaggactacagagagagaccagttgcagaatagtctaaataccaggacaacagagaaaaaacagctacagaatagtctcaCAACCAAAACTAAGGCGAAAGACCAGTTGCAGAATACTCTCACCACAATAGCTCGGGAGAGAGACCAGTTGCAGAATaatctaaataccaggaccacagagaaagaccagttacagaacagtctaaataccaggaccactgagagagaccagttacagaacagtctaaataccaggaccactgagagagaccagttacagaacagtctaaataccaggaccactgagagagaccagttacagaacaGTCTAAATACCACGGCCtctgagagagaccagctacagaacagGCTTAGGTTCTATC AGAAACCCTGTCTGGACGGATGGTGGAAGTTTGGCACCAGCTGTTACTTTGTCTCCTCCACGATGGACACAGGCGGGGGAGGTCAGAAGGCGTGCAGAGCAATGGGTGCAGATGATGTTATTATAAACAGCAGAGAAGAACAG ATATTTATCCATGGATTTAAGAAGAATGTCTGGATTGGTGCACTTAAAAAAGATGGAATCTGGCAGTGGGTTGACAACACACCATTTAAACCTAC CTATTGGATGGAAGGGGAACCAAATAACTTGAATGACAAGGTGACTTGTGTTGAGATCTCACAGACGGCATCAGACCCACTGAAGAGTTGGAAGGCTGCAACATGTACTTCAAGTTACTGGGTGTGTGAAAAACCATTCACACCGTAG